The Mercurialis annua linkage group LG7, ddMerAnnu1.2, whole genome shotgun sequence genome includes the window ttatatattttataaatatgacgtattaaaaatattttattttacataaaattttagaaatattaattttatgtttgagATATTTGAATAGATATTGTCATATTatgttaaaaactaaaaaataattaaacatttaatttgatatatctcgaatttttttaatacatattagatacatatacgatacatctccgatacatatttgctATATctctaatatataatttagatcGTTCGGAGATTTTGACTAGTTCGATCcgtttgttattatattttaaaagatggatacatctccgatacatatttaatacatatcgtaattatacatgatatatatacttttcatatttgatatataatttatacatgatagatattttttcatatttttatacatctttcttaaaattttattatatatatttttatacatatttgatacatttccgttacaaatttgatattttttcaatacatgttttatacatatttgatacatatccgatatatatttgatacatgtttgatacatgtttgatacaCATATGATATAATTTGACATTTCTATGTCTCTGATATATTTTTGCTACATATTCGATCATTTAAtccatttttcttattttatatacatctttttttaagttctattagatatagttttattatatgtattgcatatatactttttatacatatttgatacatctatgatacataatttatacataaaaaatatattattcatgtATCGGACATATGGTCGGtatgtatcaataatgtattcggtatataatttataaaattatatttttaaaaattatattatttatatatttttaaaatttaataaatctatttttcttcaaattaaaattaaaatttttaaaattaaagttaagattaatattttaaaattaaaaaaattattttattatttaaaaaacaaataataataaaaaaacatgttaGCAGGTGCTCATGAATTTGGGTTATGTGAGCAGTTGCACAAAGCAACTGCTCACGCGTCAGTAGGTCTGACGCACGCGTCAGACCTACTGACGCGCGCTGATGTCAGCGTGGGACGCTGACATCAGCGCATATGGTGTtagtgtaattttattttaaaaggtgGCACTCATGAAATAAAACTTACTTTTATTGTAAAGGCTGAAAATGGAGACctattttgttgtaattttgaaagattctctatttattactactattctctaaaattatattaaaaatagattttattttttatttttaaaaaacattgtttctcataatgttttaattctatttaattaaaattctcttTTAGGATATTTCAATTTTCTaataacttaaaatttaaaaaaaaaatctttaaatctttaaagtagaaaataactttaataattttGACCTAATATCagtacaataataataataaatctttattaattaattgtccACTCCATATAAAAGGTGTTTTACAGAATAATTAAATCATCCAACTTTATAAGTAAAATGCTTAATAATTCAccaaaagatgaagaaaaatactaaaaacCCAATATAACTTATACTATGCTATACATAATGGGAGAAATACATTAAACATACTATAAAAGATCCAAATAAATCTGAACCAAACCAAAGGCATAAGTTAGAAGTTTCAGCCACACTATATAGCAGCAGCTGCAAACTCAGAATGTGAACCAGATTGAGCTTTAACTGAACCGACCAGAGCAGACCTGGCAGCTTGAATAACTAGTTGTCCATTAGCATAGTGTTGACGGCAAACCGGCATGTACACGTCAGCACCGCCGATTAGTTCTGTCTCTGTCTGCTCTGTTTTCCTTAAGGTGAAGAAGGCTCGTTTGCCACAAAGTTCACATCTTGCTGTTAATTTGGTTACGGTATCAGCCAGAGGAATCACATCAAGAACACAGCCGAAGCTCCTCCTGCCAATTGATCAAAGTTGTAAATGTAAGATCATTAATTATCGATcattaattaaacaaatcaaaacaaaacaatatcaAGGTCGAACTCAACTCAAGTtaacttcaaaattttaaagGCTAAAACTCAACTCAAACTTGATCGAGCTATAATTTCAGATCTAGAACTacacaaaattacaaaatatttgaatttaattcaACTCGACTCaaccatttataaaaataaagattaaaatggGATccattcctcccacaagcgctccccctccccaattataaaaaaaatctcgaAAAGCTCAATCAACTTGATGGCTTACACCCTACTACACAAAGATGAATCAAACTTTTTACTGAAATTCATAATTTCTAGTACCGGAATTGTATGTACAAAGATGCATTCTGATCATTAATTATTAACGGGTCACACAAGAATCCCATAATAATCAACCAGTTCACAGTGCATAAACTATTTTGCATAAAAAGTTGCAATAAATCAGCAAATATTAAAACCATAGAATTGATTGATACCTTAAATAATCACCATCAAGACCTGCTACAATTATAGTTTTCCCATCATGATCAGCAACCTTACAGCAGAAATCATACAGGTCCTCAAAAAATTGAGCTTCGTCAATACCAATCACATCAATCTACAAAcaaaaatgaataataaaaacaagatcaaaaaccattaaaaaaataattaattgagcAGTTAGGACTTTTTTTTCCCGGAAAGATGTAAAATCTTCAATAATGAATCGACTTCTAGAGTCTCAAGCAGTTAGGACTTGACTGCTGGTCATTATAGTTCAAAATTGTCAAGTCCACATTCCGGAATTTGACAATAATACTAAACTTCAACTCGAGAGagtgaaattaaaatatacctTTTGATAAGCCTCATCACCAATTCTCTCATGAAAAGAGGACAGATCTGGCAGCGCCCAACAAGGAAATTTCAATCCATCGTGAGTAACAACTGAATCTCTAGCGTATCTTATATCTTTGCTTGATTTTATCATGACCACATTTCTGTTAAACAAgttttcttcttaatttaatagcgaaaacaatcaaaaaaaaaaagtcaaacccaaaacaacAGAGTAATACCTGCCCTTGCTTCCCTCGGAATCGATTCGACGGAGAAGCGCAGTAGTTTTTCCGGCGAACATTGGACCCACAATCACATGAACCTCACCGCCGGTCGTTTTATGGTCGGCGGAGGAGGTTAAAGGAATTGAGGATCTTAGAGAAGCCATGGATGAGGAATATTATTACAGAGAGGGAATTTATGGTGAGAATAAATAAGAAGGGGAGATTTGAGTAaggattttttaaatttttttgttttgaattaaaGCATTTGAAATTAGAAATTGGAGGGAAATGAATTAAAATAGGAAAATTTGAGAATTTGGAGGGAAAATGTGTGAAATTGAATTAAGGATATTTGACTAGGGCCACGTTTCCACTTTATTTCATTCCATACTAATATGGTGATTTTATTTCCATAAGTCATTTTCGTAATAAACTTTATACAATTTTGACAAATATTTTCTCGGtctcaataaaataaatattacaaaattaacTATCTCTTCTGGAAAATATAGTTAAAtataacaagaaaaaaataaaccttAAGAAAGTTTAAAAGTATTCATTTCGAATTGTCATCACAAATACACTGAGTAATTATACATTTTTTACATCAAATTCGCTTTataattaacaattataataatacaaaaaaggGCGAATTCAACTCAACATGTATGTCATCACTAGTATATTATTCTTTTATCCAAGTCATATTTTGATAGGAAAATACTAAAGCAAATTTTATTCTCCAATCTCCATCCTAGAATTTGGAAAATTTATGAGATTTTGTAGTTTGGTAATTCATGGTATGCTGAATCCATCCATATCTTTTGTTCAGCATAGGAACAAATtagtttgtaaaattattaaattaagaatAAGAATGATTCATATAGATTGAATTTTTCAAAGTGCaaagtaaatttttgaaatgtataaagaaaatttataatttttattgacttcttttaccatttttatcaatttgtcCCGAAAAATATATTACATGTTGGGCTTTATTCTATATACACATGTTGGGCTAGTGAAGTTCTATGAGCATGAACATTTTAGTGACACAAGAACAAAGGACATACAAAAAGGAAAGACAAaagagaaaacaacaaatttttcaaaaaaaaaaaagagaaaataacaaaaatatttaaaaagaagaagaaataacaaaaatgctaaaTTTGCTGAAAATTTACATGAGCacctaaaaatactaaaaatttatatttaatactttTCCAATGAGGATGCAACACATGGCACacccaaaacaaataaaaaaagtcaaaaacgcgtcagaatggGTCAAAACGCGTCAAAAATGCGTCTGACATGCGTTTGACACGCGCGCTAGTCACGCGCCAGTCACGTGTCAGTTTGTAAAAATTATTCACatatatcatttatatatccgcgatgtatctaatatgtatcaatgacatatttgattattatttttttatatttctaaaataaaaataaataaataaataattaaatatattattaatatgtattatttatgtgtctatAAGGTgtacatataatatattttaaattaaaaaatatatgtatcacgtgctttaattaaaattcacgcatcaaataataatatcaataagTTTTTGATATGTTACTATCCATTATAAATTGaagcataaaaataataggttatgatttttttaactcaacttttatcaatataaacatcTTTATATACATGtgatatacaaaaaaaataactaataacAATATTTATTCCCTTCATTAGATTTATCGCCATAGATAAAagtactatatatatattatttatatgtattatttatgtctcacaaaactatattattaatatgtattatttatgtattacAAAAACTATTTAAACGGACACAATTTACTTCACGGCTCTTTTCATTTACTAGCTCTAATAAATTACAACCACTACTATCCACAATGTACCAGAGATCTATCGATAATTAATCAGCGTGTTGGAATTCAATCCATGAAATTTTAGAAACAACTCGAATATATTTTGTGTTCATATCAAAGACAATTTAGATACATTCTCTAAAAATAATACGGTATACTAAACTTCTTGCTAAATAATTTGTTGAAACcataaattagaaataaaaataaacatatgagagaaattaacaaataataattttaatactacATCTCAAAATACACacataatacatatattaaaataaaaatatatgtctAAACTATATCTGATATGTACAAAAgatgtatcgaatatgtataCTATTTGTATTTGAGTTATATATTTAACGCATTGGATATATAACTTACGAGTAGTTGAATTTATccataacatatattaaaataaaaaatatgtcacATGCTCTGTatattgtataaattatttatcaatgatACGTATTAAGGATATAGTTACcctgttttaattataaatgaaagatgtatctaaaaatacatctaaaaacatatatatttatataatatatatttaaatattctttGAACTGTTTCTGATACGTATTAATGatgtatttgagatgtatcgaaaatgtataaGAGATGCATCAAAAATGTATCTCGAAGGCATTGAGATACCACCATTGACGAGAAGACGCATATCaaggatatatttaaaatgtataaattatatattaaaaatttatctaataaatacatctaagaaacatgtcaaacacgtttgatgaattaatatatatttcaaaataaatgtaTTGGAGCTATTTCTGacatgtatctgatatgtataaCATATATATCTGAtatgtattagagatgtatcgCGAAAATAGTCACatactattaataaaatttattgaaaaaatatatctcaaatacatatataaaacaCATTTGATACATaatctaataattatttaaaataacaatacaAAAAACGATCTATtcacatttcaaatatataaataatacatctctatacataaataatacatataaaatataatcttAATAAAACATCTATTTATCATGCATCAAACTAGTATGAGTCTTTTTCCTCGTCTTTCACTATAAGTACCTCTAGTTCTTTGCCTTCGAGGTTGCCACATGCGCGAGGCGTTTTCCCTCCGTCTTCCGCTCGTCCTCAGGTTTTGTTCTAACTTTTATTGCCTGGTGTTTGGGACAGAAGGGTCTCCATCGCCTCCTTGACCATCGTAGTAACGTCCTCTCGGAAGCGCCTGATTGCGCCATCCATGGTTTGGTCCATGGTTTCTTGGAAGGTTTGGTCTGATCCATCTCTTGGGATTGGGATTGGACTACCGAATCCTTGGATGAAGATGTCGGATATCCCCGTAACTCCTAGTGATATGGGCGTTCGTGGACTGTTCTCTATAAACCCTTTTTTCCTAGCTGGTAGTGCGTTTTTTCTTTGGCCATTTGTCCTGGGTTGTCTTTGCACGCCAGACATCTCGAGATCCGATTagtgaaatttttattttgggaGTTGAGGTTCCCATAGACGGCGTCAAATGATGGATCTGGATGTTGAACGTATGTCTTCGACATTGCAAAGTGGATAACAGAAAGAGAATTAGTTACGGTGGGTCTTTGGACCTCGTGACCGCTCCAAAACTCTAGTCAATTGGTTGTTTTGCTAAGTAATATATAGATTGGTTAGGATTAGTCGTACCTCTGGGCATATGGGTTTGTGTCCTATTTATAGTGTTTTCAACGTACATGCCTTCTCTTGGCCGATATGGGATTTTCTTGCGCTCTTTTTACTATTTCGTTTTATGCTTATTTCATCAAGAACTATTAAATGGAGTTTTTTCCCATAAAATTGCCCCCTAAATATATAATTCCCAAATGGTGCCCCATCAttgaatccgcaagtatgacttgcggattcattATGAATCTGCAAGTCATACTTACGGATTCAATAGCTTATCCCTTAATCACCTTGTTAAGGGTGATTAAGGGATGGTTACCAATCATTGGGAGACAACTTTTTATCTCCCAATGATTGGTGTAATCATTAGGTTAATGATTGGGCATTCAATGCCCAATCattaacctaaattattaaaaaaaatccacttTAATatatacctaataattaaaaataaataaaaatattaa containing:
- the LOC126656096 gene encoding thymidine kinase a, translated to MASLRSSIPLTSSADHKTTGGEVHVIVGPMFAGKTTALLRRIDSEGSKGRNVVMIKSSKDIRYARDSVVTHDGLKFPCWALPDLSSFHERIGDEAYQKIDVIGIDEAQFFEDLYDFCCKVADHDGKTIIVAGLDGDYLRRSFGCVLDVIPLADTVTKLTARCELCGKRAFFTLRKTEQTETELIGGADVYMPVCRQHYANGQLVIQAARSALVGSVKAQSGSHSEFAAAAI